The Latilactobacillus sakei subsp. sakei DSM 20017 = JCM 1157 genome includes a window with the following:
- a CDS encoding diacylglycerol kinase family protein, producing MNSDSNAKKTQTDKNRNFNQSTHHALDGIITAFKEEANLRRDFVIAMVVLVAGYLARLHYLDWLFLILAIFMVLLAEFWNTVMEHFVDLLVDRQFHPLAKKIKDISAGSVLIGACLAVIIGCVVFGHAVLYYF from the coding sequence ATGAATTCGGACTCAAACGCTAAAAAGACGCAGACGGATAAAAATCGTAATTTTAATCAATCGACACATCACGCTTTAGATGGGATTATCACTGCTTTTAAGGAAGAAGCTAATCTGAGACGTGATTTTGTGATTGCGATGGTCGTGCTAGTAGCCGGTTATTTGGCCCGATTACACTATCTAGATTGGCTATTTTTGATTTTAGCGATTTTTATGGTGTTGCTGGCTGAATTTTGGAATACCGTGATGGAACACTTTGTCGACTTATTGGTTGATCGGCAGTTTCATCCACTGGCGAAGAAGATTAAGGATATCAGTGCTGGTAGTGTTTTAATTGGCGCGTGTTTAGCCGTGATTATTGGTTGTGTCGTTTTTGGACACGCGGTGCTTTATTATTTTTAA